The following DNA comes from Parcubacteria group bacterium.
TCCATCCATAAAGACTCCAAAGTGTGTACGTATAACACGCCGAGTAAATTAGAGACGGAGCGAGGCCGTCACAACTTTTGCGGCGATAATTTTTGACGATTTGTGCTGGAAGACCTACCAGGACAACCGTCAATGAAGCAATTGTTGCTAATATGCCAATAACAGACATCGGGCAATCCTCCTTTTGGTTAGTCGTTAATGGATTATTTATCCTATCAAACATGCCGCAAAAGTCAATAGCTTGGAACCAAAAAATTTCAAAAGAGCTTTCTTAAATAAGGAGTATATTTTTGAACAAAACATCACTTAACACGGCATATCTGGTTCAAGAATTTTTCATTAATTATATTCATAAGGAGTAAAAAATTCTTTCACCCAAATTTTTGTTTCTTCTTTTATTTTTAATATAATAAGGAAAAGAAACAAAAACTTCAGATGATGCCGATACGTTGTGGCGAAATGTCACGCGCTCCGCTTGTTCCATTTCACCACAACGCTGAGCTATGCGAAGGGGCTATTCTTTTAAAGAAGGCCTGAGATTACTTACCGCGCCTGCCACATCGCACAACTCTCGCTAGGCGGCTGTCGCCCAAATTCCGATGAGTACATCGGAACTTCGCATAGCTCAGCGTTAGCTGAAATATTCCTTTTCTTTTTTGGGCTATCGCCCAATTGTTTTAAAAAATTTTCAAATTTCTTTTTCATTTAATTAAAGAGGGGTATAAGGTGTTTTCTCCGCTCCGCTACGAAAACGATTTATTTATAGATTTTAATATCAACATGATACTAATAAAAACATTTCAACAAATCACAAAGTCTGATACTGCAATCGCAGGTGGCAAGGGTGCATCTCTCGGCGAAATGACGCAAGCAGGCATTTCTGTGCCGTCTGGTTTTGTAATTCTTTCAAATGTCTTTGAAAAATTTTTAGAAGTAACTGATTTGAATGTTGAAATAGAAGCAATCCTTGATTCGGTCAATCACGAGGAAATGCACACGGTTGAATATGCCTCGGAGAAAATTGAAGCGTTAATTCTTAACGCTGTAGTATCTAGAGACATTACAGATGAAATTCAAAAGTTTTTCGAAAGACTGGATTCAAAATTTGTAGCAGTCAGATCATCGGCTACCGCTGAAGATTCGATAAGCGCCGCGTGGGCGGGACAGCTTGAAAGCTATCTCAATACAACCGAAGAAAGCTTGCTTGAAAATGTGAAAAAATGTTGGGCTTCACTGTTCACGCCACGCGCTATTTTTTATCGATTTGAAAAGGGCTTATGCAAACAAAAAATATCCGTCGCTGTTGTTGTGCAAAAAATGATTGAAAGCGAAAAATCAGGCATTGCTTTTTCTGTCCACCCTGTCACACAAGACAGAAATCAGCTTATTATTGAGGCGGGATTTGGACTTGGAGAAGCAATAGTCGGCGGTGAAATTACACCAGATAGTTATGTTGTTGAAAAAGAGCCGAGAAGAATCATCGATATAAATATCAACACGCAAACAAAGGGACTTTATAGATCAAAAGAAGCTGGTAACGAATGGGTTAGCATTAGCGAGCCAAAAGCATCATCTCAAGTATTGAATGAGAAACAAATTTTTAAATTATCGGAAATTATCTTAAATATTGAAAATCATTATGGTTTTCCGTGTGATATCGAATGGGCGATTGAAAATGATATAATATACATTGTACAAAGCAGACCAATCACTACGTTAACCAATTTATAATTTTATGGAAAAAGTACCAAAAATAAACATTTCACAAAAGGATACTAATGATTCAGTTGAATTTATTCGACATAGCAAATCAAGCTATAAAACTTATGGCGATATTTTGAAATCAGAGAACCCGAAAGCAGAATTTGACAAAGAAAATCAAAGCACTCCAGATTTAACAGGAGCTGGTATTGAAATGGCCAAACAAGAAGCAGAGAGTTTTTTCGGCAAATTAAACCCTGATACAGATTCGTTGTTTATTGCTTCCAGTAACGAAGCGCGAGCCATCGAAACCGCAAATATCTATCGCACAATAGCTCATACAAAAGGATTTATGATTCTTAAGCCAGAACACGCAAGAAGCGGTTTGTCAGAAGAACTTGCGGAGGGTGAAATTCGTGTAATTGACAGTCTTTCAATAAATTCTAAATACTTGTTGATTGAAAGCTTGTTTAATTCGCCTGCTAAGCGTGGAGATATTAACTGGGGTGCAGTTGAACCAGAATTTAAAGCAAAATATGACGAAGCATCAAAAATTATAGAAGCTGATGACCAGGGGTCTTATGGCGGAAATCTTGCAAAACATGGAGAAAAAATAAAAGTAATTTTCCCAGAAATTGAGACGGCGGAAGAATTATTCAATGAACAGTTCCAAAACCTGAAACGACTGGCAAAATTTGGTGTCAAAAAAGCGCAGGAAAGCGGCCATGAAAAAAATATTAAAATATTAGCCTTTGGACACGAAAATTATTTAATGCATGTAATCCAAGATATTTTTCAGGAGGAAGGAATCAATAATTGTGAAACTATGCATATAGAGGTTGAGGGAGAAAATATCGTCGCTAATTTCCGCGGAAAGGAAGCTAATTTATAAAAAATATGGAAAAATTAAAATTTCAAAAAATGTGGGAAGCGGCAGATACTTTTGTTTTTGATATTGACACAGGGTCAATTCTTCCCATCGTTGATACGCTTTCAAAAGTTGCCTCATTTGCTGATAAGCACTGGTTTTATTATTATGAAAATGGTATTGGGGCAGCTTATTATGAGGAGGGCGAAATGAAAAAAGCGGCTGAAGCTGGGCTAAAAGATTTTTCAGACATTGAATATCGAAATAAATATTTCGCAGATATAAAGACACTGCTCGAATCTGAGACAAGATTATATCAAAAAATTGAAGAAACCGATTTTTCAAAAATTTCAAATTCAGAGTTAAAAGATTTTTTACAAAAATCAGTAGATGTTGTGGTGAAAAACTTCGGTTATTATCTCGCTTGCCAACCGCAGTGTGTTTCACTTATAGAAAAAAGTGTTCAACAAAAGTTAGTAGCAGTTGTTCCAGAAAATAAAATAATTGATGCTTTTACTCTTTTATCAACACCAACCACTTATACAAAAATTAGAAGGGAAGAACAAGATTGGCTTAATTTTATAATTAAATCAAAAAAAGAAAATCTTTCAGAAAATGACAACAAAGTGCTTGTACTCAAGCACTACAAAGAATATTTCCTGCTTAACGCTGCTGATGGCCATGAGCCATGGACATTAGAGTATTTTGCCAATAAATTCTTAAATGATAGCAAATTACAATTAGCCAATCTTGAGAATAGGCTTTCAGAGATTGCAAAGTCATCAGAAGAAATTGAAAAACAGAAAACAGAATTTATTAAGATGTATAATATCAAGTCGGATATTGTAGATGATTGCAATTTACTTGCTGAAATCGGGCATTGGAGATTGGAAATGAGATTTGTTTGGATGCCTGGTTATTATTACGACAAGCATATTTTGAATGAGGTAGCAAAAAGATTTTCTTGTGATCAGACTTTAATTCGTTTTGCGACAATCAAAGAGATAATGACACTTTTCGAAGGTGCATCATTAGAAAAAGTCGAATTAGAAAACAGAAACAAAGCGTTCTTATTTGCTATTGAAAATGAAAAGGTCTTTGTGCTTTCTGGCACAGAAGCACAAAAAAAACTTATTGAATATGTCCCACTCGTAAATAATAGTGGCGTGCGAGAGTTTAAGGGAAATATCGCAATGAAGGGAAAAATTAAAGCAAAGGTATTGGTTTACAAATGGAGCGATAACATGCAAGAAAAACTTTCTTTAGTAAATGGAGAGTTTATCATTGTTGCTGGACAAACGCGACCACAGCTCATGCCTCTTATTGTAAAAAGTAGCGGTATTGTAACTGATGAAGGCGGAATAACTTCTCATGCGGCGATTGTTTCCCGAGAACTTGGCATTCCTTGCATAATTGGAACAAAAATCGCCACTCAAGTTTTAAATGATGGTGACTTAATTGAGGTTGATGCTAATGAAGGAATCATTACGATTATTAAAAAGTACAATGAATAATAAGGAGTTTTGGATTTTGGGCATTCACCCCTACCCCTCTGCCCAAAATCCAAAACGGAAAAAGAAATTTGAAAATTTTTTAAAACAATTCCGACTGCTGTCGGAAAAAAGAAAAGGAATACATCAGCTAACAACGAGTATCCGGTTACGGCTTTTATCCAAAAGCCTCCACCCAAATTTTTCTTTCGCTCCGCCACAGAAAAACTTCGGATACTCGTAACGTTGTGGCGAAATGTCACGCGCTCCGCTTGTTCCATTTCACCACAACGCTGAGCTATGCGAAGGGGCTATTCTTTTAAAGAAGGCCTGAGATTACTTACCGCGCCTGCCACATCGCACAACTCTCGCTAGGCGGCTGTCGCCCAAATTCCGATGAGTACATCGGAACTTCACATAGCTCAGCGTTGTGTGAAATAAAAATTTTGCTATTCCATTAACCAATAAAAATATGATTTTAAAAAAAGTCAATCACATTGCCATCATCGTTTCAAATTTTGAAATTTCGAAAGACTTTTATGTGAATAAGCTTGGCTTTCAAATAATTCACCAAATAGATCGTCCTGAAAGGCACTCTTCAGTACTATATTTAAATGCTGGCAATGTGATTATTGAATTATTTTCTTTCCCTTCTCCGCCAGAACGTCCTTCTTATCCCGAGGCTTGCGGACTTAGACATTTAGCATTCGACGTAGAGAATTTTGATGAAGCTATTGGCAAACTAAACAATCTCGAAATAGAAACCGAGCCGGTTCGCATAGATGACAGGACGGGAAAGAAAATGACTTTTTTTAAAGACCCTGATGATTTGCCATTAGAGATTTGTGAGGTGTAACGAACGCAAAATTTTTACATCACATAACAAGGAATATCAGGTTTAAAAAATTTGCGTAATTATATATTCAAGGTATGCAAATTTTTTTCTCCCAAATTGCGCTGACGACATTTCAAGTTTAGTGATATAATTTTAACAAGTGGATTTTTAAAGTTTCGGCCTATAAACATGGGCGCAACTTCTGATATTCCTAAACGTTGTGGCGAAATTCAAAAAAGATTTTTTATTTTTATAAGCCCAAAATTTTATTTTTTTATGCCAACAGACAAACGAACAATTAAATCCTACGACAACTATGCCGACAACTGGGCAAGGAAGTTACGAAGCGGGAATAATCATGCCCACAAGTATTTGGAAAAGCCGGCGATGTATAAGAAGCTTCCTGATCTAAAAGGAAAAAGTGTTTTGTGTGTTGGTTGTGGCACGGGCGAGGAATGTGAACACCTGGCCAAGCTTGGCGCGAAAAAAGTTGTCGGCATAGATATTTCAAAGGGTTTGATTGAAGTCGCCAAACAAAGTTATCCTGACCTTGAATTCCGTGTCATGGATATGGAGAGAATCAATTTTTCTGGCAATTCTTTTGATTTTGTTTACTCCAGCTTAACAATGCACTACGTGAAAGATTGGACAAAAACCTTGCGTGGTATTTACAAAGTTTTAAAAAAGAATGGCACTTTCCTTTTCTCCACACATCATCCAGTCAAATGGAGTGCTGAAGTCAACCGCTATAATGGTAAGAATACGTTTTTGCTAGGATATGAAAAATATGAGTCAGGAGAATGCAAGGTTTTTGGCGACTATCTAAACGCCAGAAAAATTGATGACATTTGGTTTAATGAATTCAAGGTCAGTTATTATCATCGTCCGTTGGCAGAAATCATAAAGGATATCATAAAAAGCGAATTTTTTATTTCGGATTTTATTGAGCCAAAACCCACAAAGGGCGTCATCAAGGAAAAACCAAATTTCTATGACATCCATACAAAAATTCCGCTTTTTATGATTTTTGAATTAAGAAAAAAATAAAATTTTAGGCTTATAAATTCAATAAGGAAGAAATCTTTTTTGAACATCGCACAACACGGCATATCCGGCTCAGAAAATTGACGCATTTATATTTCAAAAGAGTATCAATTTTCTTCGACCCAAATTTTTATTTCTTCTTTTCTTTTGTAAATACAATTAGGAAAAGAAACAAAAACTTCGGATGATGCCGAAACGTTGTGGCGAAATGTCACGCGCTCCGCTTGTTCCATTTCACCACAACGCTGAGCTATGCGAAGGGGCTATTCTTTTAAAGAAGGCCTGAGATTACTTACCGCGCCTGCCACATCGCACAACTCTCGCTAGGCGGCTGTCGCCCAAATTCCGATGAGTACATCGGAACTTCGCATAGCTCAGCGTTAAATGAAATTGGCGTTGACTTTTATAAGCATTTCTGCTAATTTAAGTCATCAGCTATCAAATAGTATATCTGTATTTCAATGGCCAACTTCACTTAACAAGTGATATGAGACTGCGAGGAATGATAAATTTATTTTTGTCTTTTGAAAATTGAATAAAAAATTAGAATTGGGCTCGTAAGAAAAAACCATAAACCGATGGAGGTGTGAAATGAAAAACTTAAGTTTCGCAGATATTTTAATTTGTATCATTGTAAGTGGCGTTATTTCAATTGAAATCATGACCATCGTTCTTTCCTGCACTAATGTTTCCCGCCTTGTGTCTCATGAAACATTGTCCAACATAATAATCACGCTGTATTTTGCGGCATATCTTCTTATCTTGCACATTCTCTCGCTATCGAGGTATTTTCGTAATAAAACCGCTTAATAAGCACCAATGGGGAGGCTATGTTGTAGCCTCCCCGCCCAATTCTAATTTTTTATTCTTAGTAAGTAGTGACAAAAATAAATTTATCATTTCTCTCCGTCCAAATTTTTATTTTTCTCTTCTCTATAACTTAAATTAAGGAAGAAAAATAAAAACTTCTCATATCACTAACGTTGTGGCGAAATGTCACGCGCTCCGCTTGTTCCATTTCACCACAACGAAATTATAAAAATTTATTTCTATGAGCATTAAAAAAGTGAGCCAAATTAAACCATCCTTAGCTATTTGTATCCCTACATGGAATAGAGGGGAACTTTTTAAAATTTGTTTTACTTCTTTACTTTCAAATCTCAAAGGATTAGACGCTACAATTTGGATAATGAATAACGGTAGTGACTCTAAAACTCGAAAGATAGTTGAAGGTTTAAAAAGTGATCAAGTCAGAATCAATAAAATATTTTTTCCTGAAAACATGGGGATACCTTATGTCGCAAATGTATTTGCCAAGGTTATTCAGGAGGATTGTGATTATGTGAATTACAAATCGCCACAATACGTTATGATTATGGATGCTGATGCTTATTTCAAGAAACCGGTCAAAGACTTGGTTGAACTTTGTTCTGAGCATTATCAAATTGGACTGATTAGTGGTCATGACTCTATAGAACACAAAGCGATTTCGGAAAAGAAAATCAAACTACACGGAAAAAATATTTTAATGAAAGAGAAGGATAACGAGAGGATGATAACAATGTTGATGAAGAAAGAAGAGTTTGTGCGATGTTATCCGTTTCCCCACTTCAGGAACAGAGACGTTGACTGGGAGCTGGCTCAATGGAATCCTAATTCAATGAAAAAACGAAATAGACGTATTTTTGTTGCTTGCGATTACGTCTTGCACCTCGGTATAGATACAAGCACATGGAATAAATCAAAAGAAATTCTTGCAACAGAACAAGAGGTGAAAGAAGTAAAACAAATTTTAAAAAGGAAATAAATTTTTATAACATCGTCTAACACTCGACATCTGTAAAGGCTACGCCACATTTCAATTCGCTTCGCTTTATTGAAACGTCGGATATCGAGAAACGTTAAGTGAAATTGCTCAATTTTAAATCTTTTGCTACAATATATTCATGACTACATTAACTATCAAAAATCAAATAGTCCCCATTTTAAAGCACCAAGGAGTTCTCAGGGCGTCTATTTTCGGCTCGTTCGCTAGAGGCGAAGAAACAAAGAAAAGTGATGTTGATATTCTCGTGAAACTTGACAAAAATAAGAGCCTTCTTGATCTCGTTGGGCTTAAAATTGAACTAGAAGATAAGCTCGGCAGAAATGTTGATGTGCTTACTTATGACGGAATCAACCATCGTCTCAAGGATATTATTTTAAAAGAGCACAAAATAATTTATGAAAAAGCCAAAAGATCCTAAAATACAATGCTATGCCCACAAAAAAACAAGACCAAGAATTTATCCGCCGTTGCATCGAGTTATCTGAAAAATCCCTTGAAAAAGGCGACGCTCCGTTCGGAGCGCTGATTGTCAGAGATGGAAAAATAATTGCGCAGGCGTCTAATAATGCGGCTGGAAAAATCTACGAACACGCGGAAGTGCTTGCTTTGGACAAGGCGCATAAGCACCTAAAAACATCCCACCTGAAAGATTGTACGCTTTATTCCAATTGCGAGCCCTGCCCGATGTGTTCTTTCATGGCTCGAGAATACAAAGTTAGCCGGGTCGTCTTCGCCTTACCCTCGCCTTTTATGGGCGGACACACTAAGTGGAATATTTTGGGCAATAAGAAACTTTCTCAATTTAAACCCTATTTCGATGCTCCCCCTGAAGTAATTTCAGGAATTTTAGAAAAGGAAGCCAAAAAAATTTTTAATAAAACTCCTCTTTGGATGTTTGGCAGTGAAATAAAACCGCCAAGCAAACTAACCTGATCAAATTATGTTTTCAATTTCATACCTTCGTCATTTTCGCTTCGGCGAATACGCCATCTTTGATTTTGGTGTGGCTTTTTTAGGCTTATTTTTGTTATCTCCCCTGCTCTCCTGGCTATTTCGCAAATTATTCAATTTAGAAATTCCCAAAAAAAATTGGGTCTTTTTGACACTACCGATCGGCATCGTGACACACCTTATTACCAGACCGATCACGCCACTGACCAAAAATTTTCTCGATCCGCATAGTCACTATCTTTTGAAAATTACAATTTTTATTTTATTGTTTTTGGGGCTGAGGAATATTAAAAAAGTAGCCAAAACTTAATTTGTCTACAATTTATTACCCTTGCCCTCACCTGTCACGTGCTCGTGACATCCCTGCCTACCGGCAGGCAGGCTCTCCCAAAGGGCGAGGAGGATTCACCTTATACTCCACTAACCTCACCAGTATTCTCGGTGATATTTTTTTTGTCTTTGAAAATTTTTCTGGTTAGGGATTTTTTGAAACTCACATATTCTTCCAGTTGTAAAGAGTGGCAAAGAATGAGGAAGATTAAAATCCCGATTGCTCCGGGGATAATGAGCTGGGCAAACACACCTAAAAAAGTATCCAGATCCACAAATCTAGCGACCACATATTTGAAAATTTGCACTCCGATACCGGAAAAAATTGCCGCCAAGGAGATCTGTCCGATTGATTTTATAATTTTTTTGTCCCCCAAATCATCAAATTTGGAACGCAGTGCGAAAAATAGCAGGAGCATCTGAACAAGACTGGTGAGAGAAAACGCCATCGCTAGCCCCTGGATGCCAAACCTGTCGATCAAAAGTAACACTGCCGTGATATTGATCAGCTCGCTGAAAATCGCGATGTAAAACGGTGTTTTGGTATTTTGAATAGCATAGAATGATCGGGTGAGTAGTGGAATGACACTTTGCGCGAAAAGACTGAGCGTGAAATATTTCAGACATTCAAATGTTTGCGTCGTATCATTCCAATCAAATTTTCCCGCACCAAGCGTCACGCGGACGATTTGTGCGCGCAAAAGTAGGATAAAAATACTCAGTGGCACGACAAAAAACATAATTTGACAAAATGTTTGGGCAAAAGTTTGGGCAAAATTTTTCCGATTGTCCGTCGCCCAAAAAGCCGAGAGGGTCGGGAAAGCAGCGATAGAAAAAGAGACGCCAAAAATTCCCAATGGCACACTTTGCAGATTTTGGGCAAAGTTAAAGATCGAGAGACTGCCGGCAGCAAGCGTCGAAGCAAAAATTGTGATGACAAAAAGATTGGCTTGTGAAACGGCAATTCCCATCGTCCGCGGAATCATTAGTTTTGCGATGTGGCGGATGTCCTTGTCATAAAAATATTTGCGAAAAGCCAAGTTGTGCCGAAAACCCAAATGCCTCGCCGCGGGATATTGGACTAACATATGCAATGACGCTCCAAGAACCACTCCCCAGGCTAGACCGATCGGACCCCATAATCTCACAAAAAAAACTACCCCCAAGATGATGCCAAGATTGTAGAAAATCGGCGCAAACGAATAGATCAGAAAGCGCTTGTAGGAAGTCAGAATTCCTCCGAAAATTCCGCTGATTCCCAGAAAAATAGGACTGAGAAACATTATCCGCGTGAACATGACGACTCGCGCCATCTTGTCCGCCGGAAAGCCTGGTGTGATCAGTTTCATCAGATAGGGCGCAAAAAGACAAAAAATCAATGACAGAAGAATCACGAAGGTTATGACCAGATTCATCACGCCGTTGGCCATTTCCCATGCCTCTTTGTCCTTTTTTTGACTGATCAGCGTTGTGAAAACCGGGATAAAAGCCGCACTCAATGCGCCAAGAATCAGAACATTATAGATCAGGTCAGGAATGCGAAAAGCAGCATAATAGACATCAAGCGTGTCGCCGGCTCCGAACGTCGAAGCCAAAAAGCGATCCCGGACAAGACCAAGAATCCGACTCGCTAGTCCCGCAATCGTAATCACAAAAGCGGCCGAAATTACCGAATGCGATGGCTCAGAGTTCAGTAATAATTTATTATTAAGAAATTTTCTTATCACAAAAATTTAGTGCTAGGGGTTACTTTTCTCAAATGCTACACCGACAAATCTATCTATTTTCAAATCACTATCTAACTCAAAACCTTTTTTATTTTCTTCCCCGGTGGAAAAATTCGTCATATTCTCACTAGGATATTTCCAAATTGTTTTATAAAAATCGGGGTAAATTATATCTGTGGAAAATTTACTACTCACACTGCCGGATTGTTTTTGCGCTAAAAGTGAATAAGTATCGGCTGGTTTCGTAGTTAAATTGGTATCTAATTTAAATGGCAAAATGTAGGAATATTTCATCGTAGCTGACTCCTGTGGACTGACATAGATCCAATTCGCAAAGACGGTCTTATCAGATTCATTATAAATCCGTGTTCCATTTTGCGGATCGATAATTGTTCCATCTTCTTCCATTTCCACCTGCGCATCATGCTTGAAGCCTAAGGCCTGATAATCAATCGGAGGAGAGTCAAATTCTTGAGTCTGGCCGGAAACACTGATCAATTTCGACCCCTTAGGTACGTAGACGCGCATATAGTCCGCATTGACCCTGTTCCACCAAACATATGGCGTATTACCTCCATTATGATGCCTGGTTATTGTCACAGTGTCAATAATTGACCCGTCAGTCTGGATTTCCGCCCTATGAGCGATTGTTTCATCAATTACCCCATCAGTTTTGTAGCCATTAATATTGGTATTAATCACGGAAAGATAATCTTTGTCCGTGTTCAAAACTTCTCCTGACCAGCCGTTATTTGAAAGCATTGTTTCGATGTTATAGTTTTTGGAATAAATCAATATGTGTTTTTCATTTAGACTCGCCAGAAGCACATCCATCGTTTTGGATATATCAGAAATATTTTTTGCATTGAAGATGCGATCAAGAATCTTTGGTGCCAGATCGGCCAGAATTTTTTTTGGCTGATTTTCTTCTTTATCATAGTTAATTTCCACTTCAGTCTGGATATTCTCCATAAAATTATCCTTGTCGATGGTCACGCCATAGTCAGACATTTCAATCGGTCCAGTAATTTCCAAAAGTCTTTGCATGACAGTCGGCGTCATCGTGATCACCCCATCCACTGTCGGTCCGCCAGTTTTTTCATAAAACCAACAGGCCTTCTCTGCTGACACTGGAAAATCGGGAAACCAATTGCTATCATGCAAGCTCCAGGCAGCGCTGATTTTTTGGATCGGCGCCGGTGGAATCACTTTCTCTCTCAACTGTCCATCTGGATTGAAAATTCCATCCACGAAAAAACTTCTCACATTGCCATCCGCTATATCCAAAACAGCATAGGTTCCTATAAACCCACCAGTGGCCCGCATCTCTTGATTATTTTGGAAGAGAAAGAGGTATTTACGCGGACCATTCCCACCCAAAACATCCGTCAAGACTTTTTCTTCTTCAGAAAAGCTAGAGACGAATTTATTGATTTCTGGTAATTTGTTTTTTAGATCAATAAATTGATTCCGCTGTTCAGCAGGAATATCTTCAAGGTTGATATTATCCAAATTACCCTGAAGATCATTCATGCGTATGGCAATCTCAGTCAGATTTTGATCCACGTTTTGAAAAATTTTCAAATATGCAATTGGTTCATCACTGCCGAGCGGATTTTTAATTTCATTTAGCGTTTTCAGAATGTCCGTTGCCAACACGCCGATGCGGGAAATATTTTTTCCCGCATCGGAGAGTTGTTCTCCAGAAGAAAGTTTAGAGAGATATGGGAAAAACTTGGACGATTCTACTAAGACATTTCCCAAACTATTAATGTCAGATTGGACAGTATTGAAACGATCGTAAGCATCATTGAATTTGAGAATCGCACTGTCAAAATTACGCTCTTTTATGCCCTCTTTCGCTTCATTTAGGCTGGCATAAGCGATCTTGCCATTTTCAATGGCCAAGTTCTTGACCCGCAAACTGCGATAAAAAAATCCGACGCCAAAAACGAGAAAAAAAACACACGCCGCCATAGCGACAAAAGAAAATACGGTCCGCTTTTTTGGCGGATTGTCTTTTTGATCGAAAGAGGCTTCCGGTTTAGATGCGAATAGGGCAAAAAAATTCTTGACCGAATTGGAGTGTGATTTATTTTTTCGCTTTTTCTGTTTTTTTGCTGCAAGCTTTGCTTGCTTTATTTTTTCGAGAGCCTTTTCTTTTTGTAGCAACTTCAGTTTTTGCTCTTCAATTTTTTGTTGTTTTTTTAGCTGAACTTGCAGTAAGGCATCTTGTCGCCTTTCCATCTCTGCTTGTCTTTCTGCTTGCTCACGCGCCAGAGCGAACTCAATCTTTTTTTCCAGACGAAGCTTTTTTTCTTCTGCCAATCTTTTTTCCAAAAGAGCCTTCTCGTTTTTCACTAGGACAATATGATCAGTATTAATGTTTTCAGAAACGCTGATGCTGGCAACTTTGTTTTTTAGCGAAGTCATCTTCTTTTCTTCATCGATGAATCGTCTAAATCTTCTTGCCTCGTCCTCACAGGGAGTCGTCTGGCGCACATCATAGAAAACTGCTGCCGATCTTAACTTTGACGGTTCCGTTTTTAATGATAGCCGTTCCAGTTTTAGGATACGAGTTGGTCGGTTTATTTTTTTCAAATCCAAATTACCATCTTTGTCAACCGGCTTGACATCAAACATTTTAGGGGAAATTCTATTTTTGGATTTCTTTGTGTGTTGCATTTTTATATCTTAATACTCTCATATATTCCCAAAGTCTCCTTGGCCATTCTTTTCCAGCTATACTTCCTGATCTGGGCATAGCCTGCCGCAATCATTTTTTTTCTCAAGATATTATCGGTTAGTATCGTATCGATTGCCTGCGCTATCTCCGTCTTATTTTTTCCGTTAAAATAATAGGCACTGTCCTCGAGAATTTCCTGCATGCAGGGATGATTGGATGAAATCACTGGCGTTCCCTTGGCCATCGCTTCAAGCGGGGGTAGTCCAAATCCTTCGTAGAGCGAAGGGAAAACATAAGCTTTGGCGTTATGTTGCAAGGTATCCAGTTCATAATCTGGGACGTGACCGGCAAAGATAATTTTTTGGA
Coding sequences within:
- a CDS encoding PEP/pyruvate-binding domain-containing protein, giving the protein MILIKTFQQITKSDTAIAGGKGASLGEMTQAGISVPSGFVILSNVFEKFLEVTDLNVEIEAILDSVNHEEMHTVEYASEKIEALILNAVVSRDITDEIQKFFERLDSKFVAVRSSATAEDSISAAWAGQLESYLNTTEESLLENVKKCWASLFTPRAIFYRFEKGLCKQKISVAVVVQKMIESEKSGIAFSVHPVTQDRNQLIIEAGFGLGEAIVGGEITPDSYVVEKEPRRIIDININTQTKGLYRSKEAGNEWVSISEPKASSQVLNEKQIFKLSEIILNIENHYGFPCDIEWAIENDIIYIVQSRPITTLTNL
- a CDS encoding PEP-utilizing enzyme, which codes for MEKLKFQKMWEAADTFVFDIDTGSILPIVDTLSKVASFADKHWFYYYENGIGAAYYEEGEMKKAAEAGLKDFSDIEYRNKYFADIKTLLESETRLYQKIEETDFSKISNSELKDFLQKSVDVVVKNFGYYLACQPQCVSLIEKSVQQKLVAVVPENKIIDAFTLLSTPTTYTKIRREEQDWLNFIIKSKKENLSENDNKVLVLKHYKEYFLLNAADGHEPWTLEYFANKFLNDSKLQLANLENRLSEIAKSSEEIEKQKTEFIKMYNIKSDIVDDCNLLAEIGHWRLEMRFVWMPGYYYDKHILNEVAKRFSCDQTLIRFATIKEIMTLFEGASLEKVELENRNKAFLFAIENEKVFVLSGTEAQKKLIEYVPLVNNSGVREFKGNIAMKGKIKAKVLVYKWSDNMQEKLSLVNGEFIIVAGQTRPQLMPLIVKSSGIVTDEGGITSHAAIVSRELGIPCIIGTKIATQVLNDGDLIEVDANEGIITIIKKYNE
- a CDS encoding VOC family protein; protein product: MILKKVNHIAIIVSNFEISKDFYVNKLGFQIIHQIDRPERHSSVLYLNAGNVIIELFSFPSPPERPSYPEACGLRHLAFDVENFDEAIGKLNNLEIETEPVRIDDRTGKKMTFFKDPDDLPLEICEV
- a CDS encoding class I SAM-dependent methyltransferase, producing MPTDKRTIKSYDNYADNWARKLRSGNNHAHKYLEKPAMYKKLPDLKGKSVLCVGCGTGEECEHLAKLGAKKVVGIDISKGLIEVAKQSYPDLEFRVMDMERINFSGNSFDFVYSSLTMHYVKDWTKTLRGIYKVLKKNGTFLFSTHHPVKWSAEVNRYNGKNTFLLGYEKYESGECKVFGDYLNARKIDDIWFNEFKVSYYHRPLAEIIKDIIKSEFFISDFIEPKPTKGVIKEKPNFYDIHTKIPLFMIFELRKK
- a CDS encoding glycosyltransferase family A protein; the encoded protein is MSIKKVSQIKPSLAICIPTWNRGELFKICFTSLLSNLKGLDATIWIMNNGSDSKTRKIVEGLKSDQVRINKIFFPENMGIPYVANVFAKVIQEDCDYVNYKSPQYVMIMDADAYFKKPVKDLVELCSEHYQIGLISGHDSIEHKAISEKKIKLHGKNILMKEKDNERMITMLMKKEEFVRCYPFPHFRNRDVDWELAQWNPNSMKKRNRRIFVACDYVLHLGIDTSTWNKSKEILATEQEVKEVKQILKRK
- a CDS encoding nucleotidyltransferase family protein — encoded protein: MTTLTIKNQIVPILKHQGVLRASIFGSFARGEETKKSDVDILVKLDKNKSLLDLVGLKIELEDKLGRNVDVLTYDGINHRLKDIILKEHKIIYEKAKRS
- a CDS encoding nucleoside deaminase, with amino-acid sequence MPTKKQDQEFIRRCIELSEKSLEKGDAPFGALIVRDGKIIAQASNNAAGKIYEHAEVLALDKAHKHLKTSHLKDCTLYSNCEPCPMCSFMAREYKVSRVVFALPSPFMGGHTKWNILGNKKLSQFKPYFDAPPEVISGILEKEAKKIFNKTPLWMFGSEIKPPSKLT